The genome window CGTACGCCCTTAGTAGCTTGACCACAATTCATTCCGAAATTGAATCAACTTCTACCCTGTGCGTACTTACCAGTTATGGTAAATACCTTTGCTACAATCTCGTTCTATGCAATTGTCAAAGAGCTGTATTAAAACAAAAGCTCTCGCTTTTGTCCCAATCCAATGGTGGAGGTGAACGGGTTCGAACCGATGACCTCCTGCGTGCAAGGCAGGCGCTCTCCCAGCTGAGCTACACCCCCGATATTGGTGGGCCTGGCTGGACTCGAACCAGCGACCTCACGATTATCAGTCGTGTGCTCTAGCCAACTGAGCTACAAGCCCATCGTCATCGCTATTCCCCACGATCACGCTCGAGTTTCAGAGAACAAAGACCAAGACGCCAGGGCCTTGGTCTTTCAAAACTAAACAGCAGACACGTTCTAATTGCGGGATTGACCTAGGTTGCTGGATGCTCTAGGGCATCGAGCTCCTTAGAAAGGAGGTGATCCAGCCGCAGGTTCCCCTACGGCTACCTTGTTACGACTTCACCCCAGTCACCGACCATTCCTTAGGACGCTGCCTCCCACAAGGGGTTAGCTCACGCACTTCGGGACCAGTCGACTCCCGTGGTGTGACGGGCGGTGTGTACAAGGCCCGGGAACGTATTCACCGCGGCATGCTGATCCGCGATTACTAGCGATTCCGACTTCATGGAGTCGAGTTGCAGACTCCAATCCGAACTGAGACCGGCTTTCTGAGATTGGCTCCACCTCGCGGTATTGCTACTCTTTGTACCGGCCATTGTAGCACGTGTGTAGCCCTGGACATAAGGGCCATGAGGACTTGACGTCATCCCCACCTTCCTCCGGTTTGACACCGGCAGTTTCATCAGAGTGCCCAACTGAATGATGGCAACTGATGACAAGGGTTGCGCTCGTTGCGGGACTTAACCCAACATCTCACGACACGAGCTGACGACAGCCATGCAGCACCTGTCTCACGGCTCCCCGAAGGGCACCCCTCCGTTTCGGGAGGGTTCCGTGGATGTCAAGCCCAGGTAAGGTTCTGCGCGTTGCGTCGAATTAAACCACATGCTCCACCGCTTGTGCGGGCCCCCGTCAATTCCTTTGAGTTTTAGTCTTGCGACCGTACTTCCCAGGCGGAGTACTTAATGCGTTAGCTACGGCACTGCAGGGGTCAATACCCGCAACACCTAGTACTCATCGTTTACGGCGTGGACTACCAGGGTATCTAATCCTGTTTGCTACCCACGCTTTCGCGTCTCAGCGTCAGTATCGGTCCAGAGAGCCGCCTTCGCCACCGGTGTTCCTCCTAATATCTACGGATTTCACTCCTACACTAGGAATTCCACTCTCCTCTCCCGTACTCAAGCCTCCCAGTTTCCAATGCACTTCCCAGGTTGAGCCCGGGGCTTTCACATCAGACTTAAAAGACCGCCTACACGCGCTTTACGCCCAATAATTCCGAACAACGCTTGCACCCTCCGTATTACCGCGGCTGCTGGCACGGAGTTAGCCGGTGCTTCCTTCAGAGGTACCGTCAAGATCAAGAGGTATTAGCTCCCAATCATTTCTTCCCTCCAGACAGAGCTTTACGACCCGAAGGCCTTCATCACCCACGCGGCGTTGCTGCGTCAGGGTTTCCCCCATTGCGCAAAATTCCCCACTGCTGCCTCCCGTAGGAGTCTGGACCGTGTCTCAGTTCCAGTGTGGCTGATCATCCTCTCAGACCAGCTAACCATCGTCGCCTTGGTAGGCCATTACCCCACCAACTAGCTAATGGTACGCAGACTCATCCAAGGACAGGAGGCCCGAAGGTCCCCCCCTTTTCCCGCAAGATCCGTAGACCCCGTGGCTTATTCGGTATTAGCACCCCTTTCGAGATGTTATCCCAAATCCTCGGGCAGATTATCCACGCGTTACTCACCCGTGCGCCACTTTCACCACCCCGAAGGGCGGATCACGTTCGACTTGCATGTGTTAGGCACGCCGCCAGCGTTCGTTCTGAGCCAGGATCAAACTCTCCAGTTTGAACTGATAAAAGCTTGAATCCCTTTCAGAGATTCTCAAAGTTTTCAAGAACCCGCAATTACTTACGTGTCTGCTATTTAGTTTTCAAAGACCAAGCCGTTTTTCGTCGCGGCAGACTTTGCAACTTACATCATCCAGCCTGCCGTGTCAACTTCTTTTTTTCGGGGCCAACGCTTTTTCCCGCGCCGCTTCGTCCTGCCCCCCCGAAAGGAACACCGAAACTAACAAATCATTCCGCATCGGTCAAGAGGTTTTTTTAAAAAATTTCGACGGCCGCCCAGCAATAACTTAACACACTGATTCACCACAACTTTACTTCAAGCAAAGATGATGCGGGCGAAACGTCGCTTGCCGAACTGAATGACGTAAACCCCTGCAGCGGCAAGTTCCAGGCTCTCATCCGAGACTTTTTCGCCGTTGACCTTGACACCGCCCTGCTGGATGGCGCGACGTCCTTCACTGTTGGACTTGACGAGGTTCGCTTCGGCCAGAAGCCGGCAGAGGGCGACCTTGTCGCCAGAAGCCGCAAGGGTCATTTCAGGCATTTCATCGGGCGTCTGATTATCCCTGAACCGCTTGACGAAATGCTCCTCGGCATCGCTGGCCGCTGTTGCGCCGTGGTAGCGGGCAACAACCTCCCGGCCAAGTTGCTTTTTGGCCTCCATGGGGTGTACCGAACCATCACGGATACCCGTCCGTATGCCATCAATTTCAACCATGGAGAGATCGCTCAGCAATTCGTAGTATCGAAGCATGAGCTCGTCGGATATCGACATGATCTTGCCGAATATTTCGTCGGCCGGTTCGTTGATTCCGATATAGTTGCCGAGAGATTTACTCATCTTGTTGACGCCGTCGAGCCCTTCAAGCAACGGCATCGTGATTACGGTCTGAGGGGTTTGCCCCCATTCACGCTGGAGTTCGCGTCCCACGAGCAGGTTGAACTTCTGGTCAGTACCCCCGAGTTCCACATCTGCCTGAAGAGCCACCGAATCGTACCCTTGAATCAGAGGATAAAGGAACTCGTGAATGCTTATGGGAAGCTGGTTCGCAAACCTCTTTCCGAAGTCGTCGCGCTCAAGCATCCGCGCTACGGTGTATTTGGCGGCAAGGCCGATCATCCCGCCGGCGTCGAGCTTGGCCAGCCACTCCGAGTTGAAGGCCACCCGTGTTTTCTCCGGATCGAGGATCTTGAACACCTGTTCTTTGTAGGTTTCGGCGTTGCGCAGAACATCCTCGCGGCTGAGCGCCTTGCGCGTTTCGGACTTGCCGGTCGGATCACCGATCATGCCGGTAAAATCGCCGATGAGGAAAATAACCTCGTGTCCGAGCTGCTGGAATTGACGCATCTTGTGCAGAAGAACCGTATGCCCCAAGTGAAGATCGGGCGCAGTGGGGTCGAAGCCGGCCTTTATCGTGAGGGGCACTCCGGTTCTGGCCGACTTCTCAAGTTTTTCCTCAAGTTCCTTCTCTACCAGTATCTCTACTGCGCCCCGCTTGATGAGCGCCATTTGATCGGCAACGGACATGGCCTGGGCAATCCTCCTCACGAACAGATTAGTGAAATGCGCTCAATGGAGAGTGCCCGACCACTGACCGGATCGACACCAATGACAACTCCGTTGAGTCGCACGTCCTTCTTTGCAACCTCGAACCTGACCGGCATCTGCGTGACAAACCGCTCCAAGGCCAGCTCTTTGCGAACCCCGATGACCGAGTCGAAGCTTCCCGTCATGCCCGCATCGGTAATATACGCCGTGCCGCCGGGCAAGATACGTTCATCGGCGGTCTGAACATGGGTATGCGTTCCAACGACCGCACTGACCTTGCCGTCGAGATGCCAGCCAAGGGCGATTTTTTCCGATGTGGCTTCTGCATGGAAGTCGACGAAAATGAGCGGCGTCGACTCCCTCAGCCTCTCGATTTCCTGGTCAGCGACACGGAACGGGCAATCCAGATTGTTCATGAATACCCGCCCCTCAAGGTTCAGGATGCCAACCGGAACTCCTCCGGCAGTGCGGACCACGGTTGCTCCGCGCCCCACGGTGCCGGGAGGGTAGTTTGCCGGGCGTACCAGCCGTTCTTCCCGGCCGATGAAGGAAAAGGAATCGCGCTTGTCCCAAATGTGGTTGCCGCTGGTCAGGACGTCGATCCCGAGCGAGAAGAGCTCCTTTGCCGTCTCCTCGGTAATCCCGAAGCCTCCGGCCGAATTTTCGCCATTGGCCACGACAAGATCCACCCGATAATGATCCACGAGCCGATGAAGTTCGCGGACAAGAGCCTGGCGCCCCGGGCTCCCGACAATGTCGCCGATAAAGAGGATGTTAACGGGCATACTCTATGGCGCGGGTTTCCCGGATGACATTCACCTTGATCTGGCCGGGATAGGTCATCTCGGCCTCGATTTTCTTGGCGATGTCCTTGGCCAGCAGAACGGCCCGCTCGTCGGACACCTCCTCGCTCGACACCATGACGCGGATTTCTCTGCCGGCCTGAATGGCAAAGGAGTTGTTTACACCGCCAAAGGAGCAGGCGATCCGCTCAAGGTCCTCGAGCCGCTTCACGTACGTTTCCATCATTTCCCGGCGCGCCCCCGGCCGTGCGCCGGAGAGGGCGTCGGCGGCCTGAACGAGAACGGCGAGGATCGAATTCGGCTTCTCATCCTCGTGATGGGCCATGATGGCGTGGACAATCTTGGGCGACTCGCCATATTTACGCGCAAGTTCGGCGCCGATGACCGCGTGGGATCCTTCGACCTCGTGGTCCACCGCCTTGCCCAAGTCGTGGAGCAGACCGGCGCGCTTTGCCTGCTTGACGTTGACGCCCAGTTCCGAGGCCATGATGCCGCAGAGAAAGGCGACCTCCAGCGAGTGCTGGTATACGTTCTGGCTGTAAGATGTACGGTATTTCAACCGACCGATGAGTTTGAGGATCTCAGGGTGGATGCCGTGCACGCCAAGGTCGAAGGCCGCCTGATCGCCAGCCTCCTTGACGGCCTGTTCCACTTCTTCCTCTGCCTTGGCCACCACCTCTTCAATGCGGCCGGGGTGAATCCGTCCGTCCGCGATGAGTTTTTCAAGGGCGATCTTTGCCACTTCGCGGCGAACCGGGTTGAAGCCTGAAAGGATGACCGCCTCGGGGGTATCGTCGATAATGAGGTCGATGCCGGTGGCAGCCTCAAGGGCGCGGATATTGCGACCTTCACGGCCGATGATCCGGCCCTTCATTTCGTCGGAGGGCAAGGCAACCACTGATACGGTCTTTTCGGCAACATACTCGCCCGCATACCGCTGGACGGCAAGTGATATGATTTCCTTGGACTTCTTGTCCGCGGTCTCGCGTGCCTCCTCTTCGATGGCCTTGATCCGCTTGGCGGCATCAAGCTTGGCCTCGCTCTCCATGGCATCCATAAGAATCTTTTTCGCTTCGGCCGAGGTCATGCCGGAGATTTGCTCCAGCTTGGTCCGCTGCTCGGCCGCGAGCGCATCAAGGGAGTCCTCTTTTTTTGCGAGCGACTGCTCGCGTGCGAGGATGCCCTGCTCCTTCTTGGTCAGGTCGGCATCGCGCTGATCGAAGAGGTTCATCTTTTTGTCGAGGTTCTCTTCCTTCTGCTGGAGGCGCTTTTCCAGGCTCTGAAGATCCTTGTGTTTTTCCTTTGCTTCCCGCTCGAAGTCGGCCTTGGCCTGATAGACGACATCCTTGGCCTGGAGAGCGGCTTCCTTGCTGATCGTCTCCGCTTCGCGCTTGGCATCGTCAACGATGCGGGAGGCGAGTTCTTCGGCCTTGCTTACCAGAGAATCAGAGAGTTTCTTGCGCAGCAGGTTTCCGATCAGAAATCCCGCTCCTGCCGCGAGGACGATGAAAATAATTGCCAGTTCTATCTTCAATGTTCCGGTACCTCCTCAGGTATATTTCTAACCGAGAGGACGAATGATCCTCTTCTCGGTAACGATCAGATCGAGCGCCACATCATGGGGCTCTCCCCGTATTTCATCAACAAGCTGGAAATCGTAACAAAAGCCGACAAGTCGGCCCGTTCCCTCCAGATGGTGGAGTGCCCGGTCATAAAACCCCTTTCCATAGCCGATCCGGCGGCCGGCCAGATCAAAGGCCACCCCCGGCACAACAATGATGTCCGCGCGGTCGGGAGCAACGGCAGTTCCCGTTAGACAGGGCTCCGGAATAGCGTATGAACCCGGGCGGAGTCCTGCCGGGTCTGTCACTTCGATGAAACGGAGCTCGTCGCCACACACGACGGGCAGGAGAACCGTCTTTCCCTGGTCGAGGGCAAGCCGAAGCACGTCACCCGTGTCGACCTCACCCCTGATGGGGGCGTAGAGAGCAACGACCCGTGACTTCCGGAAGCCGTCGCTGTCCGCAAACGAGCGCTGGATGGCCTCGGAAGCCCGCCTGGCCTCGGCAGGGGCCAGGGATCT of Geobacter anodireducens contains these proteins:
- a CDS encoding tyrosine--tRNA ligase (catalyzes the formation of tyrosyl-tRNA(Tyr) from tyrosine and tRNA(Tyr)), encoding MSVADQMALIKRGAVEILVEKELEEKLEKSARTGVPLTIKAGFDPTAPDLHLGHTVLLHKMRQFQQLGHEVIFLIGDFTGMIGDPTGKSETRKALSREDVLRNAETYKEQVFKILDPEKTRVAFNSEWLAKLDAGGMIGLAAKYTVARMLERDDFGKRFANQLPISIHEFLYPLIQGYDSVALQADVELGGTDQKFNLLVGRELQREWGQTPQTVITMPLLEGLDGVNKMSKSLGNYIGINEPADEIFGKIMSISDELMLRYYELLSDLSMVEIDGIRTGIRDGSVHPMEAKKQLGREVVARYHGATAASDAEEHFVKRFRDNQTPDEMPEMTLAASGDKVALCRLLAEANLVKSNSEGRRAIQQGGVKVNGEKVSDESLELAAAGVYVIQFGKRRFARIIFA
- a CDS encoding metallophosphoesterase; translation: MPVNILFIGDIVGSPGRQALVRELHRLVDHYRVDLVVANGENSAGGFGITEETAKELFSLGIDVLTSGNHIWDKRDSFSFIGREERLVRPANYPPGTVGRGATVVRTAGGVPVGILNLEGRVFMNNLDCPFRVADQEIERLRESTPLIFVDFHAEATSEKIALGWHLDGKVSAVVGTHTHVQTADERILPGGTAYITDAGMTGSFDSVIGVRKELALERFVTQMPVRFEVAKKDVRLNGVVIGVDPVSGRALSIERISLICS
- a CDS encoding ribonuclease Y (protein from Staphylococcus aureus has phosphodiesterase activity against 2'-3'-cAMP and 2'-3'-cGMP); protein product: MKIELAIIFIVLAAGAGFLIGNLLRKKLSDSLVSKAEELASRIVDDAKREAETISKEAALQAKDVVYQAKADFEREAKEKHKDLQSLEKRLQQKEENLDKKMNLFDQRDADLTKKEQGILAREQSLAKKEDSLDALAAEQRTKLEQISGMTSAEAKKILMDAMESEAKLDAAKRIKAIEEEARETADKKSKEIISLAVQRYAGEYVAEKTVSVVALPSDEMKGRIIGREGRNIRALEAATGIDLIIDDTPEAVILSGFNPVRREVAKIALEKLIADGRIHPGRIEEVVAKAEEEVEQAVKEAGDQAAFDLGVHGIHPEILKLIGRLKYRTSYSQNVYQHSLEVAFLCGIMASELGVNVKQAKRAGLLHDLGKAVDHEVEGSHAVIGAELARKYGESPKIVHAIMAHHEDEKPNSILAVLVQAADALSGARPGARREMMETYVKRLEDLERIACSFGGVNNSFAIQAGREIRVMVSSEEVSDERAVLLAKDIAKKIEAEMTYPGQIKVNVIRETRAIEYAR
- a CDS encoding 5-formyltetrahydrofolate cyclo-ligase; this translates as MPKRALRQSMLALRRSLAPAEARRASEAIQRSFADSDGFRKSRVVALYAPIRGEVDTGDVLRLALDQGKTVLLPVVCGDELRFIEVTDPAGLRPGSYAIPEPCLTGTAVAPDRADIIVVPGVAFDLAGRRIGYGKGFYDRALHHLEGTGRLVGFCYDFQLVDEIRGEPHDVALDLIVTEKRIIRPLG